The following coding sequences lie in one Changpingibacter yushuensis genomic window:
- the pyk gene encoding pyruvate kinase, giving the protein MRRAKIVCTLGPATTTQEQILELARAGMNVARINASHGSHAEHEERILRVRKAAEIIGRPIAVLVDLQGPKIRLETFADGPVQLNVGDEFTITTEDVEGTKELVGTTYKGLPGDCHVGDQILIDDGKVAVRVTAVTETRVTTVVEVPGPVSDHKGMNLPGVAVSVPALSTKDREDLEWGLQFGADIIALSFVRSPDDIKDVHDIMDQVGIRLPVIAKIEKPQAVDNLEDIIRVFDGIMVARGDLGVEVPLEQVPLVQKRAIDIARKRSKPVIVATQVLESMIENPRPTRAEASDCANAIIDGADAVMLSGETSVGLYPFECVRTMANIIEYSEENGMEQIPVLGNLHRTRNGVLTRAAVEIGEQLGVRYTVVFTETGQTARRVARLRSRIPIVCFTPDPKVRNQLALVWGVETFTVPHVKHTDDMIAQMDHLLREMDMAEDGDRIVVAAGMPAGVTGSTNTIRVHKMGEALTSQV; this is encoded by the coding sequence ATGCGTAGAGCGAAGATTGTGTGCACACTAGGACCTGCAACCACCACCCAAGAACAGATTCTCGAGTTGGCGCGTGCTGGAATGAATGTTGCACGCATTAATGCTTCCCATGGTTCGCATGCGGAGCACGAAGAACGCATCCTGCGCGTTCGTAAAGCTGCAGAGATCATCGGCCGCCCAATCGCGGTCTTGGTAGATCTGCAGGGACCAAAGATTCGCCTAGAAACGTTCGCCGATGGCCCGGTTCAGCTCAACGTGGGTGACGAATTCACAATCACCACAGAAGACGTTGAGGGTACCAAGGAACTCGTTGGGACCACATATAAGGGCCTTCCGGGCGATTGCCACGTTGGTGATCAAATTCTGATCGACGACGGCAAGGTTGCTGTACGAGTAACCGCAGTCACTGAAACTCGCGTCACCACGGTGGTGGAAGTTCCTGGCCCCGTCTCTGACCACAAGGGCATGAACTTGCCTGGCGTTGCTGTTTCGGTTCCTGCGCTTTCCACTAAAGACCGCGAAGATCTTGAGTGGGGTCTGCAGTTCGGGGCAGATATTATCGCTCTTTCCTTCGTTCGGTCTCCTGACGATATCAAGGATGTCCATGACATCATGGATCAGGTGGGCATACGCCTGCCAGTGATCGCAAAGATTGAAAAGCCGCAGGCGGTTGACAATCTTGAAGACATCATCCGGGTGTTCGATGGCATCATGGTTGCCCGTGGCGACCTAGGCGTCGAAGTTCCGCTGGAACAGGTGCCGTTGGTACAAAAGCGCGCTATTGATATTGCTCGCAAGCGTTCCAAGCCTGTCATTGTGGCAACTCAAGTGCTCGAGTCCATGATTGAAAACCCGCGCCCGACGCGCGCAGAGGCATCCGACTGCGCCAACGCCATCATTGACGGTGCCGATGCTGTGATGCTTTCGGGTGAAACCTCTGTTGGCCTTTACCCATTCGAGTGTGTTCGCACGATGGCAAACATCATCGAGTACTCCGAAGAAAACGGCATGGAACAGATCCCGGTGTTGGGCAACCTTCATCGCACCCGCAACGGTGTTCTCACACGCGCCGCTGTAGAGATCGGTGAGCAGCTTGGTGTGCGCTACACCGTAGTGTTCACAGAAACCGGTCAGACGGCGCGCCGCGTGGCGCGTTTGCGTAGCCGCATTCCGATCGTATGCTTTACTCCAGATCCAAAAGTTCGCAACCAACTCGCACTGGTGTGGGGCGTTGAAACCTTCACGGTTCCTCACGTCAAGCACACGGACGATATGATTGCACAGATGGATCATTTGCTTCGCGAAATGGATATGGCGGAAGATGGCGACCGCATTGTGGTTGCCGCCGGTATGCCAGCCGGTGTTACCGGTTCGACTAACACGATTCGTGTGCATAAGATGGGTGAGGCACTGACCAGTCAGGTCTGA
- a CDS encoding ANTAR domain-containing response regulator yields MTHEDVEQQESDSARAGFRALVAEDETLIRLDIVETLEEAGYEVVGQASDGEQAIALADELEPDLIVMDVKMPGMDGITAADRILQDRRCAIVMLTAFSQSELVERAREAGAMAYVVKPFTPADLIPAVEIAVSRSQEMLALEGEVANLTEQFETRKRVERAKGLLEAQMGLTEPEAFRWIQKTSMDRRLTMRQVADAVIDQVGKSEQAG; encoded by the coding sequence ATGACACACGAAGACGTAGAACAGCAGGAATCTGATTCTGCTCGGGCCGGCTTCCGCGCACTCGTTGCGGAAGATGAAACGCTCATTCGTCTCGACATCGTTGAAACACTTGAGGAAGCCGGCTACGAGGTAGTCGGTCAAGCCTCTGATGGTGAACAGGCCATTGCGCTGGCCGATGAACTTGAGCCAGACCTCATCGTCATGGACGTGAAGATGCCGGGCATGGATGGAATCACAGCTGCTGACAGGATTCTTCAGGATCGGCGCTGCGCGATTGTCATGCTCACTGCATTCTCACAGAGCGAACTTGTGGAGCGCGCTCGTGAAGCCGGTGCCATGGCCTATGTGGTCAAGCCGTTCACACCTGCAGATCTGATTCCCGCGGTAGAAATCGCAGTGTCTCGCAGTCAGGAAATGCTGGCTCTGGAAGGCGAAGTCGCGAACTTGACGGAACAGTTCGAGACGCGCAAGCGTGTTGAGCGCGCCAAGGGGCTGTTGGAAGCGCAGATGGGTTTGACTGAACCCGAAGCCTTCCGATGGATTCAGAAGACCTCAATGGATCGTCGCTTGACCATGCGTCAGGTCGCAGACGCAGTGATCGATCAAGTCGGTAAGTCTGAGCAGGCAGGTTAG
- a CDS encoding PaaI family thioesterase yields the protein MNTISDNLGELATTMGATMLTVSADEVVMSIPVQGNRQPFHLLHGGANAVLVEHSASILAQCLAPQGRAAVGTELNISQLRSVTQGTVTARAIPINVGKSSMCALVDIHDDAGNLTATGRMTCVFIHAGQA from the coding sequence ATGAACACGATTTCTGACAACCTTGGCGAACTCGCCACCACGATGGGTGCCACAATGCTCACAGTCAGCGCAGACGAAGTTGTAATGAGCATTCCCGTACAAGGCAACCGGCAGCCCTTTCACCTCCTTCACGGCGGGGCAAACGCCGTACTCGTGGAGCACAGCGCGTCGATCCTTGCACAGTGTCTTGCGCCGCAGGGTCGCGCGGCCGTGGGCACAGAACTCAACATCAGTCAGCTCAGATCCGTTACGCAAGGCACAGTCACAGCACGTGCGATTCCCATCAACGTTGGTAAGTCGAGTATGTGCGCCCTCGTGGATATTCACGACGACGCCGGAAACCTCACAGCGACCGGCCGAATGACCTGCGTGTTCATTCATGCGGGTCAAGCGTAG
- the polA gene encoding DNA polymerase I, with protein MTEKSMLLIDGHSIAFRAFYALRTESFRTSTGQYTNAVYGFTTTLLKLMGDYKPQYVAVAFDLPGGTFRTRQYPEYKGGRAAIPQEFIGQIELIQETLNVLGISWLTVEDFEADDIVATLAAHAQAEGVHAYIASGDKDSYQLVTDKSTLLYPMPRSQMQVLDPAGVEAKTGLTPVLYPDLAALVGEGADNLPGVPGVGPKTAVKWIEQYGGLAGIIEHADELKGKAGQAFRDHTDQVLLNRELNRLVTDLPIGQNLEDFTVKGVDRNGVHELFDTLDFTGLRTRVFQELPARDGDVERESHSIGIDDVVVDEDTLESWLAGRESKRWGLAVSGMFAPHRGDVGSFAIADDDHHVISVDRTELSPADEAVLARWLSDPEIRIVCHGGKEYWHAFKGTGDFDLQGIECDTLLAAYLLHPDQREYDFSDLVMRHLGIEISASDDDGLLPGLGSSADALALQAALCGPLADALIEQLADQGEDGALMDLELAVADTLQEMENTGIAVDEQYLESLRSSFDDRVNAAAQQAYAAIGREINLSSPKQLSALLFDDLGLPPTKKIRSGYTTNADALAELAARIAPREDANALAGQDFLAALLEHRDAIKLRQAVEGLARSVQGDGRVHTTYQQAVAATGRLSSTDPNLQNIHARTQEGQQIRAAFVASPGYEGLMTADYSQIEMRLMASLSGDQALIDAFNHGADLHTYVASRVFGVEESEVTSAQRSRIKAMSYGLAYGLSSFGLSRQLHIEAHEAQRLMDDYFSRFGKVRAYLDSLVEKARKDGYTETILGRRRYLPELTSTNRQLRESAERMALNAPIQGSAADIIKLAMVDVAHGLRDSGMKSRVLLQVHDELVLEVAEGERAQVELIVRRDMEGAAQLAVPLSVGVGFGRDWRAAAH; from the coding sequence GTGACTGAGAAATCCATGCTGCTTATTGATGGCCATTCGATAGCGTTTCGGGCGTTCTATGCCCTGCGCACGGAGAGCTTCCGAACGTCGACTGGTCAATACACGAATGCCGTTTACGGCTTCACAACAACGTTGCTCAAGCTCATGGGAGACTACAAGCCGCAGTATGTAGCAGTGGCGTTCGATCTTCCGGGAGGTACGTTCCGCACGCGGCAATATCCTGAGTACAAGGGTGGGCGGGCCGCGATTCCCCAGGAGTTCATCGGCCAGATCGAACTCATTCAGGAGACCTTGAACGTACTTGGCATCAGCTGGTTGACCGTTGAAGATTTCGAAGCGGATGACATTGTTGCCACTTTGGCGGCCCACGCCCAGGCGGAAGGTGTACACGCGTACATCGCTTCTGGCGATAAGGACTCCTACCAGTTAGTAACTGACAAATCGACCCTTCTATACCCGATGCCGCGCTCTCAGATGCAGGTGCTGGATCCAGCTGGTGTTGAGGCAAAGACTGGGCTCACGCCTGTGCTCTACCCCGATCTTGCCGCATTGGTGGGGGAGGGCGCAGATAACTTGCCGGGTGTGCCAGGAGTCGGGCCAAAGACGGCCGTCAAGTGGATTGAACAGTATGGCGGACTGGCAGGAATCATCGAGCATGCTGACGAACTGAAAGGTAAGGCCGGGCAGGCCTTCCGAGATCACACTGATCAGGTGCTTCTCAATCGTGAGCTAAATAGGCTAGTCACAGACCTGCCGATCGGTCAGAATCTCGAGGATTTCACCGTCAAGGGTGTGGATCGCAATGGCGTGCATGAGCTGTTCGACACGCTCGATTTCACTGGGCTGCGAACGCGCGTTTTCCAGGAGTTGCCGGCGCGCGATGGAGACGTGGAACGTGAGTCCCATTCAATTGGGATCGACGACGTCGTCGTCGACGAAGATACTTTGGAAAGCTGGTTGGCTGGCCGGGAATCAAAGCGATGGGGACTAGCGGTATCGGGTATGTTCGCCCCGCATCGCGGTGATGTGGGCTCGTTTGCTATTGCTGATGATGATCACCACGTCATTTCTGTAGATCGGACGGAGCTCTCACCTGCAGATGAGGCTGTGTTGGCGCGGTGGCTATCGGATCCAGAGATTCGAATCGTGTGTCACGGCGGCAAGGAGTACTGGCATGCTTTCAAGGGAACCGGTGATTTCGACCTGCAAGGTATCGAATGTGACACGCTTCTTGCGGCCTATCTATTACACCCCGACCAGCGAGAGTACGACTTCAGTGACCTCGTGATGCGCCATCTGGGGATCGAGATATCCGCTTCTGACGACGACGGCCTCCTTCCCGGCTTGGGTTCATCCGCGGACGCGCTAGCGCTCCAAGCCGCACTGTGCGGCCCGTTGGCTGATGCGTTGATTGAACAGTTGGCGGATCAAGGCGAAGATGGCGCACTCATGGATCTGGAACTCGCCGTAGCTGACACTCTCCAGGAGATGGAGAACACGGGTATTGCCGTGGATGAGCAATATCTTGAAAGCCTTCGGTCATCGTTTGATGACCGGGTGAACGCTGCAGCCCAGCAGGCCTACGCAGCAATTGGGCGCGAGATCAACTTGTCTAGTCCCAAGCAGCTTTCGGCGCTACTATTCGACGATCTAGGTTTGCCGCCCACAAAGAAAATCAGATCCGGATACACCACAAATGCGGATGCGCTTGCTGAGCTAGCTGCTCGCATTGCACCGCGTGAAGATGCCAACGCGCTCGCCGGGCAGGATTTCCTAGCGGCACTGTTGGAGCACCGCGACGCGATTAAGTTGCGTCAGGCGGTGGAAGGCTTGGCACGATCTGTGCAAGGGGACGGAAGGGTGCACACCACCTACCAACAGGCCGTGGCGGCAACCGGGCGGCTTTCCTCAACTGATCCAAACCTTCAGAATATCCATGCTCGCACGCAAGAGGGGCAGCAGATTCGCGCCGCCTTTGTTGCTTCCCCTGGATATGAGGGGCTGATGACCGCCGATTACTCGCAAATCGAGATGCGGCTCATGGCGTCACTTTCCGGCGATCAGGCACTCATTGACGCCTTCAACCACGGCGCGGACCTCCACACATACGTCGCATCGCGCGTGTTCGGAGTTGAGGAATCTGAAGTCACTTCGGCCCAACGATCGAGAATCAAGGCGATGAGCTATGGCTTAGCCTATGGATTGTCGTCTTTTGGGCTGTCACGCCAACTTCACATCGAGGCCCACGAGGCGCAGCGGTTGATGGATGACTACTTCTCTCGTTTTGGCAAGGTCAGGGCATATCTCGATTCGCTCGTGGAAAAGGCCCGCAAAGATGGATACACAGAGACGATCTTGGGGCGGCGGCGCTACCTGCCCGAACTCACGTCAACTAACCGTCAGTTGCGGGAGTCTGCCGAAAGAATGGCGCTCAATGCGCCGATCCAAGGTTCGGCGGCCGACATCATTAAGCTCGCGATGGTAGACGTTGCTCACGGCCTGCGTGATTCTGGAATGAAATCGCGAGTACTTCTGCAGGTGCATGACGAACTTGTTCTGGAGGTGGCCGAGGGCGAACGTGCCCAGGTTGAGCTCATCGTGCGCCGCGATATGGAAGGCGCTGCCCAGCTGGCGGTCCCGCTTTCCGTGGGTGTGGGGTTTGGTCGGGACTGGCGGGCTGCCGCGCATTGA
- a CDS encoding class I SAM-dependent methyltransferase — MWFGREHLDAGESASQAHRSWWDEHANEYLEEHGQTLGDADFIWGPEGFSEEEAHILGDLSELVDKRILEFGAGAAQCSRFLALQGCRPVASDISGAMLDAAATLNRVRGLDFPLVQADVLALPFPDASFDAAFTSFGALSFIEDLGAAFSELARVLTPGGRLAYSALHPVRWMFPDSPHLDAMTVHTSYFSREPYVERDDHGELTYVEFPHTLSEHTAALAQAGFLIEQMWEPEWPENRDVVWGGWGPERSKWLPGTLVVRSRKAA, encoded by the coding sequence ATGTGGTTTGGCAGAGAACACCTAGACGCAGGCGAGTCCGCATCACAGGCGCACCGCTCGTGGTGGGACGAACACGCAAATGAGTATCTGGAAGAGCATGGCCAGACTCTCGGAGATGCGGACTTCATCTGGGGACCTGAGGGGTTTTCGGAAGAGGAGGCTCACATCCTCGGCGATCTGAGCGAGCTCGTTGACAAGCGAATCCTCGAGTTCGGTGCTGGTGCCGCCCAGTGCTCACGGTTTCTTGCCCTTCAGGGCTGCCGCCCCGTGGCTAGTGACATCTCTGGCGCAATGCTTGATGCAGCGGCCACACTCAATCGAGTTCGCGGCCTCGACTTCCCACTCGTGCAAGCTGACGTCCTTGCCCTTCCTTTTCCGGACGCTAGCTTCGATGCCGCGTTCACGAGCTTCGGAGCGCTCTCCTTTATTGAAGACCTCGGCGCGGCATTCTCAGAACTTGCCCGCGTCCTCACACCCGGCGGGCGCCTCGCCTATTCCGCACTTCACCCTGTGCGATGGATGTTTCCAGATTCCCCGCATCTGGACGCGATGACGGTTCATACGTCCTACTTTTCCCGCGAACCGTACGTTGAGCGCGACGACCACGGCGAACTCACCTACGTGGAGTTTCCGCACACGTTGTCCGAGCACACTGCCGCATTAGCGCAGGCTGGATTCCTCATCGAACAGATGTGGGAGCCCGAATGGCCCGAGAATCGCGACGTCGTGTGGGGAGGATGGGGTCCCGAGCGGTCGAAGTGGCTTCCGGGAACGCTTGTTGTGCGTTCCCGGAAGGCCGCATAG
- the rpsA gene encoding 30S ribosomal protein S1, which translates to MTENTTATSTIPQVAINDIGTEEDLIAAVDQTIKYFNDGDIVEGTVVKVDHDEVLLDIGYKTEGVIPSKELSIKHDVDPDDVVKVGDQVEALVLQKEDKEGRLLLSKKRAQYERAWSQIEDVKEADGVVTGSVIEVVKGGLILDIGLRGFLPASLVEMRRVRDLQPYIGREIEAKIIELDKNRNNVVLSRRAWLEETQSQARGEFLTNLKKGQVREGVISSIVNFGAFVDLGGVDGLVHVSELSWKHIDHPNEVVEVGQKVTVEVLDVDMDRERVSLSLKATQEDPWQTFARTHAIGQIVPGKVTKLVPFGAFVRVEDGIEGLVHISELAQRHIDLPEQVVKVGDDAFVKVIDIDLERRRISLSLKQANEGIDPESEDFDPSLYGMAAEYDENGNYKYPEGFDPESNEWLAGFETQREAWENEYAQAQARWEAHKAQVAKAVSEDAEAAAAPAPEAQEPAPTSYSSGVDASGTLASDEALAALREKLTNN; encoded by the coding sequence ATGACCGAAAATACGACCGCCACCTCGACGATTCCGCAGGTCGCAATTAACGACATTGGCACCGAGGAAGACCTCATTGCTGCCGTCGACCAGACCATCAAGTACTTCAATGATGGTGACATCGTCGAAGGAACTGTCGTCAAGGTCGACCACGACGAAGTCCTGCTCGACATTGGCTACAAGACCGAGGGCGTTATTCCGTCCAAGGAGCTTTCCATCAAGCATGACGTCGACCCCGACGATGTTGTGAAGGTTGGCGACCAAGTCGAAGCCCTCGTTCTTCAGAAAGAAGACAAGGAAGGCCGTCTTCTTCTCTCCAAGAAGCGTGCACAGTACGAGCGCGCTTGGTCCCAGATCGAGGACGTCAAGGAAGCCGATGGCGTTGTCACTGGCTCCGTCATCGAAGTAGTCAAGGGTGGCCTCATCCTCGACATCGGACTTCGTGGATTCCTGCCCGCTTCGCTCGTTGAGATGCGCCGCGTGCGCGATCTTCAGCCATACATTGGCCGCGAGATCGAAGCCAAGATCATCGAACTGGACAAGAACCGCAACAACGTTGTTCTTTCCCGTCGTGCATGGCTGGAAGAGACCCAGTCTCAGGCCCGCGGCGAGTTCCTTACCAACCTCAAGAAGGGCCAGGTTCGCGAGGGCGTCATTTCGTCCATCGTCAACTTCGGCGCATTCGTTGACTTGGGCGGCGTCGACGGCCTCGTTCACGTCTCCGAGCTCTCTTGGAAGCACATCGATCACCCGAACGAGGTTGTCGAAGTTGGTCAGAAGGTCACCGTCGAGGTTCTCGACGTTGACATGGACCGTGAGCGCGTCTCGCTTTCGCTGAAGGCTACGCAGGAAGATCCGTGGCAGACCTTCGCTCGTACGCACGCCATCGGCCAGATCGTACCGGGCAAGGTCACCAAGCTGGTTCCTTTCGGTGCGTTCGTCCGCGTCGAAGACGGCATCGAGGGCTTGGTGCACATCTCCGAACTCGCTCAGCGTCACATCGATTTGCCCGAACAGGTGGTCAAGGTTGGTGACGATGCCTTCGTGAAGGTTATCGATATCGATCTCGAGCGTCGCCGCATTTCCCTTTCGCTCAAGCAGGCCAATGAGGGTATCGATCCGGAGTCTGAGGACTTCGATCCTTCGCTCTACGGCATGGCTGCCGAATACGACGAGAACGGCAACTACAAGTACCCCGAAGGTTTCGATCCGGAGTCCAACGAATGGCTCGCCGGATTCGAAACTCAGCGTGAAGCTTGGGAGAACGAATACGCTCAGGCTCAGGCTCGTTGGGAAGCGCACAAGGCGCAGGTCGCCAAGGCAGTTTCCGAGGATGCAGAAGCCGCTGCGGCTCCGGCACCTGAGGCACAGGAGCCAGCTCCTACCTCGTATTCCTCCGGCGTTGATGCTTCTGGAACCCTCGCTTCTGACGAGGCTTTGGCTGCTCTTCGTGAGAAGCTGACCAACAACTGA
- a CDS encoding RrF2 family transcriptional regulator, with protein MLVSTKGRYALRVMVDLTEHQREGYIPLKAIADRQEISEKYLESIIKILVRADLLAGQRGKGGGYRLTRAPEEYTVGEILLLTEGSLSPVANLESDGSNQDSGAILVMWQRLNSLIEDYFDSVTIANLVSGSAPGGNYVI; from the coding sequence GTGCTGGTTTCGACGAAGGGCCGATACGCGCTTCGAGTGATGGTTGATCTCACCGAGCATCAGAGGGAAGGCTACATTCCGCTTAAGGCGATTGCCGACCGCCAGGAGATCTCTGAAAAGTACCTCGAGAGCATCATCAAGATCCTTGTCCGAGCCGACCTCCTCGCAGGGCAACGGGGTAAGGGTGGCGGTTATCGCCTAACGCGGGCACCCGAGGAGTACACCGTAGGAGAGATTCTGCTGCTCACAGAGGGAAGCCTCTCCCCCGTAGCAAACTTGGAATCCGATGGGTCCAACCAAGATTCCGGGGCAATTCTGGTGATGTGGCAGCGCCTCAACTCACTGATTGAGGACTACTTTGACAGTGTCACTATCGCCAACCTCGTCTCCGGATCTGCACCAGGCGGAAACTACGTCATTTAG
- a CDS encoding trans-sulfuration enzyme family protein encodes MFDHMDTRCVHGQLDPSFAEQTKAVSFPIYQTATFAHVRLGESTGFDYTRESNPTREHVEEHVAALEGAAAASAFSSGMAAVSACFELFAPGDHIVCSEDLYGGVIRLFDNISKKNGLTISPVDTSDLGAVEAALTPATKALYIETPSNPMMNIADLDACAALCHDRGLLLIVDNTFLSPYLQNPIDHGADIVIHSGSKFLAGHNDTIAGFLCSATPELGAKITLINKTTGAILAPFDSWLVMRGMKTLAVRMERQQSNAAQVAQWLTTRPEVTNVYYAGLPDHPGHDINARQARGAGSMISFRTSTVELAHRVLDNVRLITFAESLGGTESLITYPALQTHPDVPPAVREHLGITDTLLRLSVGLEDVSDLIADLTQALRA; translated from the coding sequence ATGTTTGATCATATGGATACCCGATGTGTGCACGGACAGTTGGATCCGAGCTTTGCTGAGCAAACAAAGGCAGTGAGCTTTCCTATTTATCAGACGGCGACATTCGCACACGTCCGGCTGGGTGAATCTACTGGCTTTGATTACACACGCGAATCCAACCCCACGCGCGAACATGTGGAAGAGCATGTGGCAGCCCTCGAGGGTGCCGCGGCAGCCTCGGCCTTTTCTTCCGGCATGGCGGCCGTAAGCGCGTGTTTTGAACTCTTTGCTCCAGGCGATCACATCGTCTGTTCGGAAGACCTCTACGGCGGCGTTATCCGGCTGTTTGACAACATCAGCAAGAAGAATGGTTTGACCATTTCCCCAGTGGACACCTCAGACCTAGGTGCGGTCGAAGCCGCACTGACCCCCGCCACAAAAGCTCTGTACATTGAGACGCCCTCGAATCCCATGATGAACATTGCTGACCTTGACGCGTGTGCGGCGCTCTGCCACGATCGCGGACTCTTGCTCATTGTCGACAACACCTTCTTGTCCCCATATCTTCAGAATCCCATCGATCATGGCGCTGACATCGTGATTCATTCCGGTTCGAAGTTCCTGGCCGGGCACAATGACACCATTGCCGGTTTCCTCTGCTCAGCCACACCTGAACTCGGCGCGAAGATCACGCTTATCAACAAGACAACTGGTGCGATCCTGGCTCCCTTTGACTCGTGGCTGGTCATGCGCGGAATGAAGACGCTGGCGGTTCGTATGGAGCGCCAACAGAGCAATGCTGCCCAAGTCGCACAATGGCTCACAACCCGCCCAGAGGTTACGAATGTCTATTATGCGGGACTCCCGGATCACCCAGGCCACGACATCAATGCACGTCAAGCGCGCGGCGCAGGCAGCATGATCTCCTTCCGGACCTCCACCGTGGAACTGGCTCACCGCGTCCTAGATAACGTGCGGCTCATTACCTTTGCGGAAAGCTTAGGTGGCACTGAAAGCCTTATCACCTACCCCGCGCTTCAGACTCACCCCGACGTTCCACCCGCCGTGCGCGAGCACCTTGGTATTACCGACACGCTGCTGAGACTTTCTGTGGGGCTTGAAGATGTCAGTGACCTCATCGCGGACCTAACGCAGGCGTTGCGCGCGTAG
- the coaE gene encoding dephospho-CoA kinase (Dephospho-CoA kinase (CoaE) performs the final step in coenzyme A biosynthesis.) yields the protein MLTVALTGGIGAGKSTVSRILGTLGAYIIDVDLVAKSVLDPGSPSVSAVRELWPSVVHDDVVDRSALAQIVFHDDDALAQLSAITHPRTWELIDERLAQVEAEDRTAVAVVDLALLVGSGREWAYQLNLVVDANPETRIRRLTSYRKMNERDARARMATQVETTHLEAVSDVWIENSGSASGLRNKVEELWQARLVPFAANLAAGERAIGSSLKPTQLEMNHAIARLRHQRIEASLEGQDLAFTPLATVQATEEAFRRAGFLPEEGHFVSADPAFNLTAQAA from the coding sequence ATGTTGACAGTTGCATTGACGGGCGGGATTGGTGCGGGAAAGTCCACAGTGTCCCGCATCCTCGGCACGCTCGGGGCTTACATTATCGATGTGGATCTGGTCGCGAAATCGGTGCTCGACCCTGGTTCACCCAGTGTCAGTGCAGTACGTGAGTTGTGGCCATCGGTTGTTCACGACGACGTCGTCGACAGATCCGCGCTGGCACAGATCGTTTTTCATGACGACGACGCCCTCGCCCAGCTTTCGGCCATCACCCACCCTCGCACGTGGGAGCTCATCGATGAGCGATTAGCGCAGGTAGAGGCGGAGGATCGGACTGCTGTGGCCGTGGTGGACTTGGCGCTGCTCGTTGGAAGTGGACGGGAGTGGGCATACCAGCTCAATCTTGTGGTGGATGCTAACCCTGAAACGCGAATCAGGCGGTTGACCTCGTACCGGAAAATGAACGAACGCGATGCCCGTGCCCGCATGGCTACCCAAGTTGAAACCACGCACCTCGAGGCCGTCTCTGATGTTTGGATAGAGAACTCTGGCTCCGCATCCGGCCTTCGTAACAAGGTAGAAGAGCTGTGGCAAGCGCGGCTCGTTCCCTTTGCGGCAAATCTAGCCGCGGGGGAACGAGCCATTGGGTCCAGCCTCAAGCCAACGCAGCTTGAAATGAATCACGCGATCGCACGGCTGCGCCACCAGAGGATCGAAGCGTCCCTGGAAGGACAAGATCTCGCCTTCACGCCGCTAGCCACGGTTCAGGCAACAGAAGAGGCCTTCCGCCGAGCAGGGTTCTTGCCCGAGGAAGGCCACTTCGTCTCAGCTGATCCGGCATTCAACCTCACTGCGCAGGCGGCCTGA